In Candidatus Deferrimicrobium sp., the genomic window GCACGCCCCACATAGGCCGCAATGTCGATCCCCGATCTCGAGCGCATACCGCCGAAGGGCGATGTGATCGGCGAGCGCGAACCGTTTTCCGCGCGCCCCCAGGTTCTCCTCGACCTGGGCATAGCTCGTCATCCCCGGGATCGTCGTGACCACGCCGGGGTTGGCGAGGACCCAGGCGAGCGCTGCCTGATGAGGGCTGAATCCCCCCGGGGGCGACGCGTATCCCCCGGCCTGGGTTTTCATCGCGATGACGCCGATCCCGGATCCGGCGACCGCCCGGATCGTATTCGAGAGCCCCTGACTCAACCCGAGTGCGCCCGCAACCGTCGCCGCGACCCCCGTGTCGGAGCGGAAGTTGTACGCCACCAGCACCGTCTTGTAGAACCCGTGCTTCTGGACGGCAAGCAGGACGGTTTCCTGCCCGCGGTGGGTCGTCACCCCCGCCGCGCGGACCTTCCCCTGGTCGATCAACTTCCGAAAAGCTTCGCGGGCCCCCTCGTCGGTCACCTCGGCTTCAGTACTGATCCCGTGGAGCTGGAGAACGTCGATGACATCCACTTTCAGGGAACGCAGGCTGTTCTCGGCAGACAGGATCATCTGGCCCACCGTGCCGATGCGGACCTTGGTCGCCAGGACCACCTTGTCCCGGATGCCGGCCAGCGCCCTCCCGACGATCCGCTCGTTCTCGCCCCCCATGTAGGCGGCCGCCGTGTCGACGTAATCCACGCCCCGCTCGACGGCGAACCGGATCACTTCCGGATCGCGGGTGGTCATCGCGCCGATCCCGACGGTCCCGACCCGGAACCCGGTCTTCCCCAACGGCCGCTGTTCCGGCTTGCCCGGGGACGAGCTCGTCGCTCCAGAAGCGCTCCGCGGGATCCCGGGTAGCGTCGCGCCCACCGCGACACCGGCCGCCGCGCCCATCATCCGAAGGAAATCCCTTCTGGTCGGCCCGGATCGCATCCTTCGCCCCTCCTTCCGCCGCCGGCGGATGAATTCGTTTACCGGGGAGATCCCCCTTTCATCACCGGAACGAGAGTGACCATCGCCTTGGCCACCAACTTTTCCTCTCCGGCGTGAATCGCGAAAACCTCGGACTCCGCGACGATCAGCGTCTTCCCTGGCTTCAGGACCGTCGCGCGGCAACGAAGCCGTTCGCCGACGGCGGGCCGCAGGAGATGGATCTTGAACTCGGCGGTCAGAACCATTTCGTTCCCCCGGACCAGGGTGCCGGCGGCACCGCCCGCCGAATGGTCGGCCATCGTCGCCTGTACGCCCGCGTGAACGTAGCCGTCCTGCTGGAGGTGCTTCGGGGCAACGGCAAGGGCCGTCTCGCACCATCCGGGTCCAAGGTCGACGAGCACGAGCCCGAGGTCGGCGATGAAAGGCGCCTTGTCGAAGATGGCGCGCGTATGGTCACGGTACGACGGGTTCTGTGGCTTCATCACCCAATCCCATGGATCCCCGCATTCGGGGGGACCGGCGCCATCGTCGCTCCCCGGGACGACCCGGACCTCCGGGCGCTGAATGAATATACCCGAAAAATGCCGCCGGCGATCCCTTTCCCGATCCCGTCGGTCCCCGGGAACCTCTGCCCAGGTGAAAGAGATCGGGTGAAAGAGATCGCTTGCGGAACCGGCATCGTGGTGTTATGGTGGCGTCAGTTCAAATATCCCGAGACGCAATCCCTCTCCCCCAAGGGTTCTTTCGAAGGAGCAGCCCGGCACCCCGGCCGGGTCATCCAGCTTCTCCCGAGATTTCACCGTGCGGAAGATCGGACGGGCACACTGTCCCGCCCACCGGTTGTGCTTGGTGAAAAAACTTCAGGAGAAGAGAAAAGAATGCAGACAGAACAACTGTTGGAAAAGAAGATGCCGTTTGAAGAGTTCGGGCTCCGCCCCGAAATCCTCCGCGCCGTCGCGGAGAAAAGGTACACCACCCCGACCCCCATCCAGGAGAAGGCGATCCCCATCGTGCTCGAGGGGAAGGACCTGATCGGCTGCGCCCAGACGGGCACCGGGAAGACCGCCGCCTTCGCGCTCCCGATCCTGCACCGTCTCCAGGGGACTCCCTGGAGAGGAACCGGCCGGCGGCCGATCCGCGTCCTCGTGCTGACGCCGACGCGGGAGCTGGCCTCCCAGATCGCCGAGAGCTTCGGCGCGTACGGCAGGCACACGGCCCTCAAGCACGCCATCGTCTTCGGCGGCGTCAACCAGGGTCCTCAGGCGCAGGCCCTCCGGCGGGGGATCGACATCCTCGTCGCCACCCCGGGGCGGCTCCTCGACCTGATGTCGCAGGGGCTCGTGCCGCTGCGGACCGTCGAGA contains:
- a CDS encoding aldo/keto reductase, with the translated sequence MRSGPTRRDFLRMMGAAAGVAVGATLPGIPRSASGATSSSPGKPEQRPLGKTGFRVGTVGIGAMTTRDPEVIRFAVERGVDYVDTAAAYMGGENERIVGRALAGIRDKVVLATKVRIGTVGQMILSAENSLRSLKVDVIDVLQLHGISTEAEVTDEGAREAFRKLIDQGKVRAAGVTTHRGQETVLLAVQKHGFYKTVLVAYNFRSDTGVAATVAGALGLSQGLSNTIRAVAGSGIGVIAMKTQAGGYASPPGGFSPHQAALAWVLANPGVVTTIPGMTSYAQVEENLGARGKRFALADHIALRRYALEIGDRHCGLCGACGGACPRGVEVPNVLRALMYLEGSREEGLARATYGSLPPGRNAAACEDCESCLVMCRLRLPVGRLGRRAHARLAG
- a CDS encoding PaaI family thioesterase — protein: MKPQNPSYRDHTRAIFDKAPFIADLGLVLVDLGPGWCETALAVAPKHLQQDGYVHAGVQATMADHSAGGAAGTLVRGNEMVLTAEFKIHLLRPAVGERLRCRATVLKPGKTLIVAESEVFAIHAGEEKLVAKAMVTLVPVMKGGSPR
- a CDS encoding DEAD/DEAH box helicase, producing MPFEEFGLRPEILRAVAEKRYTTPTPIQEKAIPIVLEGKDLIGCAQTGTGKTAAFALPILHRLQGTPWRGTGRRPIRVLVLTPTRELASQIAESFGAYGRHTALKHAIVFGGVNQGPQAQALRRGIDILVATPGRLLDLMSQGLVPLRTVE